The following coding sequences lie in one Thalassoglobus polymorphus genomic window:
- a CDS encoding YkgJ family cysteine cluster protein gives MLKHSEIANLPIIESCEGCGACCMQTPVPPFVVIDGQHEAKLRNVPEGLIAEIMPSWEIRFNLQENPCMWFDPETLACQHYEHRPQACRDFEINCSSCHSIRDRCGIGS, from the coding sequence ATGCTTAAACACTCCGAGATTGCCAATCTTCCAATAATTGAGAGTTGTGAAGGATGTGGAGCCTGCTGTATGCAAACCCCGGTTCCACCTTTTGTGGTGATTGACGGACAACATGAAGCAAAGCTGCGAAACGTCCCCGAAGGTTTGATCGCAGAAATCATGCCATCTTGGGAGATCCGATTCAACCTGCAAGAAAATCCCTGCATGTGGTTCGACCCTGAAACTTTGGCTTGTCAGCACTATGAGCACCGTCCGCAGGCGTGTCGGGATTTTGAGATCAACTGCTCTTCTTGCCATTCTATTCGTGACAGATGCGGTATCGGAAGCTAA